The Glycine soja cultivar W05 chromosome 6, ASM419377v2, whole genome shotgun sequence genome has a window encoding:
- the LOC114414141 gene encoding basic leucine zipper 4-like, with protein sequence MFFHQDEAVQYPCTPVHETMLTESEIEDLFSLINHSTDPASPGSGSQGSNRVVYSPEERKLRRMQSNRESARRSRYRKKQHIENLTSQLNRLRIQNRLLKNQLASTMHQNLLLSLHNDHLKSESVALMATLSDLCGILGTMLSH encoded by the coding sequence ATGTTTTTCCACCAAGATGAAGCGGTTCAGTACCCGTGCACTCCAGTTCACGAGACCATGCTGACCGAAAGCGAAATAGAAGACTTGTTTTCTCTCATTAACCATTCGACAGACCCGGCTAGCCCGGGGTCCGGTTCCCAGGGTTCAAACCGGGTGGTTTACTCGCCAGAGGAACGAAAGCTGAGACGCATGCAATCGAACCGGGAATCGGCCCGAAGGTCCCGCTACAGAAAGAAGCAGCATATAGAGAACCTCACGAGCCAACTGAACCGGTTGAGAATCCAAAACCGATTACTCAAAAACCAACTCGCCTCCACCATGCACCAGAACCTCCTACTATCCCTACATAACGACCATCTTAAATCCGAATCCGTTGCCCTTATGGCCACACTTTCGGATCTGTGTGGGATTTTAGGCACCATGCTTtcacattaa